One Halobacterium zhouii genomic region harbors:
- the thsB gene encoding thermosome subunit beta, with protein sequence MSQQRMQGQPMIIMGDDAQRVKDKDAQEHNISAARAVADAVRSTLGPKGMDKMLVDSMGDVTITNDGVTILQEMDIDNPTAEMIVEVAETQEDEAGDGTTTAVAIAGELLKNAEDLLERDIHPTAIIKGYNLAAEQAREEVDNVAIDVDPDDEELIRNVAETSMTGKGAELDKELLSGIIYDAIKQVSVETVDDDIVVDAENINIETQTGRAASESELLNGVAIDKDPVHDNMPSSVEDAKVLLLNEAVEVEEAEADTSVNIDSPDQLQSFLDQEEAQLKEKVQQIVDTGANVVFCQKGIDDMAQHYLAKEGILAVRRTKKSDIEFLKNVLDTSIVTDLDAATEADLGYGSVTRDEEDELFYVEGDADDAHGVTILLRGSTDHVVDELERGVTDALDVAAQTLSDGRVLPGGGAIEVELADRLRNYADSVSGREQLAVEAYADALELVPRVLAENAGLDSIDTLVDLRSAHEDGDQRAGLNVHTNDVVDTFEAGVVEPAHAKEQAVTSASEAANLVLKIDDIISAGDLSTDKGDDQGGPGGAGGMGGMGGMGGAM encoded by the coding sequence ATGTCGCAGCAGCGTATGCAGGGACAGCCCATGATTATCATGGGGGACGACGCACAGCGCGTAAAGGACAAAGACGCCCAGGAGCACAACATCTCGGCCGCTCGCGCGGTCGCAGATGCCGTGCGCTCCACCCTCGGCCCGAAGGGCATGGACAAGATGCTCGTCGACTCGATGGGCGACGTCACCATCACGAACGACGGCGTCACCATCCTTCAGGAGATGGACATCGACAACCCGACGGCCGAAATGATCGTCGAGGTCGCCGAGACCCAGGAAGACGAGGCTGGCGACGGCACGACCACGGCTGTCGCCATCGCGGGCGAACTCCTCAAGAACGCCGAGGACCTCCTCGAGCGCGACATCCACCCCACCGCCATCATCAAGGGGTACAACCTCGCCGCCGAGCAGGCCCGCGAGGAAGTCGACAACGTCGCCATCGACGTCGACCCCGACGACGAGGAACTCATCCGTAACGTCGCCGAGACCTCCATGACCGGCAAGGGCGCGGAACTCGACAAGGAACTCCTCTCGGGCATCATCTACGACGCCATCAAGCAGGTCTCCGTCGAGACCGTCGACGACGACATCGTCGTGGACGCCGAGAACATCAACATCGAGACCCAGACCGGCCGCGCCGCCAGCGAATCCGAACTCCTCAACGGCGTCGCCATCGACAAGGACCCCGTCCACGACAACATGCCTTCGAGCGTCGAGGACGCGAAGGTCCTCCTCCTCAACGAGGCCGTCGAAGTCGAGGAAGCCGAAGCCGACACCTCCGTCAACATCGACAGCCCCGACCAGCTCCAGTCCTTCCTCGACCAGGAGGAAGCGCAGCTCAAGGAGAAGGTCCAGCAGATCGTCGACACCGGGGCCAACGTCGTCTTCTGCCAGAAGGGCATCGACGACATGGCCCAGCACTACCTCGCCAAGGAGGGCATTCTGGCGGTTCGCCGCACCAAGAAGTCCGACATCGAGTTCCTGAAGAACGTTCTCGACACGTCCATCGTCACGGACCTCGACGCCGCCACCGAGGCCGACCTCGGCTACGGTAGCGTCACCCGCGACGAGGAGGACGAACTGTTCTACGTCGAGGGCGACGCCGACGACGCCCACGGCGTCACCATTCTCCTGCGTGGCTCCACGGACCACGTCGTCGACGAACTCGAACGCGGCGTCACCGACGCCCTCGACGTCGCCGCACAGACGCTCTCGGACGGCCGCGTCCTCCCCGGCGGCGGCGCCATCGAAGTCGAACTCGCGGACCGCCTCCGCAACTACGCGGACTCCGTCTCTGGCCGCGAACAGCTCGCCGTCGAGGCCTACGCGGACGCCCTCGAACTCGTCCCGCGCGTCCTCGCCGAGAACGCCGGCCTCGACTCCATCGACACCCTCGTCGACCTGCGCTCTGCGCACGAGGACGGCGACCAGCGCGCCGGCCTGAACGTCCACACCAACGACGTCGTGGACACCTTCGAGGCTGGCGTCGTCGAACCCGCACACGCCAAAGAACAGGCCGTCACGAGTGCCAGTGAAGCCGCGAACCTCGTGCTCAAAATCGACGACATCATCTCCGCCGGCGACCTCTCCACGGACAAGGGCGACGACCAGGGCGGACCCGGCGGCGCGGGCGGCATGGGCGGCATGGGCGGCATGGGCGGCGCCATGTGA
- the lrp gene encoding HTH-type transcriptional regulator Lrp, protein MTYENLDAKLVNELLGDGRASLRSLAEDLDVSVTTVSNHLNDLEEEGIIDGYSPVVDYDAAGYDVTAIVQLKVDGGALPDITDRLHGHKQMISVYEVTGDYDVIAVGKFRDTDDMNTLIKELLADVDINESNTSVVLAAPVENEQFELEVEQ, encoded by the coding sequence GTGACCTACGAGAACCTCGACGCGAAACTCGTGAACGAACTGCTCGGCGACGGACGCGCCAGCCTCCGCAGCCTCGCGGAAGACTTAGACGTCTCCGTCACCACCGTCTCGAATCACCTGAACGACCTCGAGGAGGAGGGCATCATCGACGGCTACTCGCCGGTCGTCGACTACGACGCTGCGGGCTACGACGTCACGGCCATCGTCCAGTTGAAGGTCGACGGCGGCGCCCTCCCCGACATCACGGACCGCCTGCACGGCCACAAGCAGATGATCTCCGTCTACGAGGTGACCGGCGACTACGACGTCATCGCGGTCGGGAAGTTCCGAGACACCGACGACATGAACACGCTCATCAAGGAACTGCTCGCTGACGTCGACATCAACGAGTCCAATACGAGTGTTGTGCTCGCCGCGCCCGTCGAGAACGAGCAGTTCGAACTCGAAGTCGAGCAGTGA
- the glnA gene encoding type I glutamate--ammonia ligase, which translates to MTNGNPDSDGGLTPSEQAVLDDIEEQNIDFLRLQFTDILGTVKNVSIPAHQAKKAFTEGIYFDGSSIEGFVRIQESDMRLDPDPDTFAVLPWRSNGEGGSARLICDVVDREGNAFDGGPRQVLKSVLDQAAEMGYTVSIGPEPEFFLFEKDEDGNATTRPHDTGGYFDLAPKDLASDIRREIIFTLEDMGFEIEASHHEVADGQHEINFKYDDALTAADNIATFRAVVRAVAEQNDIHATFMPKPIGEINGSGMHSHISLFDEDGNNAFADDGDEFNLSETAYQFMGGVLEHAPAFTAVTNPTVNSYKRLVPGYEAPVYIAWSDVNRSALIRVPDAAGVSARFEIRSPDPSCNPYLALAAVIASGLDGIERSVDPGSSVREDIYEFDEAKRAEYGIDTLPGSLGEAVTALENDEVVSDALGEHVAEKFVEAKRQEFGEYKASVSEWEEERYLETF; encoded by the coding sequence ATGACGAACGGAAACCCAGATTCGGACGGCGGTCTCACTCCGAGCGAGCAGGCGGTACTCGACGACATCGAGGAACAGAACATCGACTTCCTGCGACTCCAGTTCACCGACATCCTCGGTACGGTGAAGAACGTCTCTATCCCCGCACACCAGGCGAAGAAGGCGTTTACCGAGGGAATCTACTTCGACGGCTCCAGCATCGAGGGGTTCGTCCGCATTCAGGAGTCGGACATGCGCCTCGACCCCGACCCCGACACGTTCGCGGTGCTGCCGTGGCGCTCGAACGGCGAGGGCGGCAGCGCACGACTCATCTGTGACGTCGTCGACCGCGAAGGCAACGCGTTCGACGGCGGCCCGCGCCAGGTCCTCAAATCCGTCCTCGACCAGGCGGCAGAGATGGGGTACACGGTGAGCATCGGCCCGGAACCCGAGTTCTTCCTGTTCGAGAAGGACGAGGACGGCAACGCCACTACGCGCCCCCACGACACGGGCGGTTATTTCGACCTCGCGCCGAAGGACCTCGCGAGCGACATCCGCCGCGAGATCATCTTCACGCTCGAGGACATGGGCTTCGAGATCGAGGCCAGCCACCACGAGGTCGCCGACGGCCAACACGAGATTAACTTCAAATACGACGACGCGCTCACTGCCGCGGACAACATCGCGACGTTCCGCGCGGTCGTGCGCGCCGTCGCCGAACAGAACGACATCCACGCGACGTTCATGCCCAAACCCATCGGCGAGATCAACGGGTCGGGCATGCACAGCCACATCTCGCTGTTCGACGAGGACGGGAACAACGCGTTCGCCGACGACGGCGACGAGTTCAACCTCTCCGAGACCGCCTACCAGTTCATGGGGGGCGTCCTCGAACACGCGCCCGCGTTCACCGCCGTCACGAACCCGACGGTGAACTCCTACAAGCGCCTCGTCCCCGGCTACGAGGCGCCCGTCTACATCGCGTGGAGCGACGTGAACCGCTCCGCGCTCATCCGCGTGCCCGACGCCGCGGGCGTTTCCGCGCGCTTCGAGATTCGGTCTCCGGACCCCTCGTGTAACCCGTACCTCGCGCTCGCCGCGGTCATCGCGTCCGGCCTCGACGGCATCGAGCGCAGCGTCGACCCCGGGAGTTCGGTCCGTGAGGACATCTACGAGTTCGACGAGGCCAAGCGCGCGGAGTACGGCATCGACACGCTCCCCGGCAGTCTCGGCGAGGCCGTCACCGCGCTCGAAAACGACGAGGTGGTGTCGGACGCGCTCGGCGAACACGTCGCCGAGAAGTTCGTCGAGGCCAAGCGCCAGGAGTTCGGGGAGTACAAGGCGTCCGTCTCGGAGTGGGAGGAGGAGCGCTACCTCGAGACGTTCTGA
- a CDS encoding ABC transporter permease, translating into MPSTDTDVPRFTAIDWDDESSRTVPLRPRTVGFGLALLAVAALFAYDHVYVTTALIGTWNPTRMDWLFLVAAMVTVRYGVVPLVFDRDRTATYVRAFLSHPLGVASFGYLLVLGVVGLVGPDVFGMARVDYAAKMQPPAFTSVYAENIPLHNCVGRVVGEYCHGTLAYPLGTTKVGEDMVRVIVYGMHIGFKLGLSTAVLLVLVATAVGTTAGYAGGWVDDVLMGYVDVQQAIPAIVLYIILATLYLGKGLFALALVFGLFDWGGIARLVRSETLKRRSSGYVRAARAAGASDLHVVRRHVVPNSTATIVTALTRQIPVLILIQVALAYLKLNRVNVRSLGEVLLRGLASTPVPWYRRWWVTVFVVATLAVTVIAFNVFGDVLRDVLDPQEGGN; encoded by the coding sequence ATGCCCTCCACCGACACCGACGTCCCCCGGTTCACCGCCATCGACTGGGACGACGAGTCGAGTCGCACAGTTCCGCTGCGCCCTCGCACCGTCGGCTTCGGGCTGGCGTTGCTCGCGGTCGCCGCGTTGTTCGCGTACGACCACGTGTACGTCACGACCGCGCTCATCGGCACCTGGAACCCGACGCGGATGGACTGGCTGTTCCTCGTCGCGGCGATGGTCACGGTCCGGTACGGCGTCGTCCCGCTGGTCTTCGACCGCGACCGGACCGCGACGTACGTCCGGGCGTTCCTCTCACACCCCCTCGGCGTGGCGAGTTTCGGCTACCTCCTCGTGCTCGGCGTGGTCGGTCTCGTCGGTCCGGACGTGTTCGGGATGGCCCGCGTCGACTACGCGGCGAAGATGCAACCGCCGGCGTTCACGAGCGTGTACGCGGAGAACATCCCGCTGCACAACTGCGTCGGCAGGGTAGTCGGTGAGTACTGCCACGGCACCCTGGCGTACCCACTCGGCACCACGAAGGTCGGCGAGGACATGGTGCGAGTCATCGTCTACGGGATGCACATCGGCTTCAAACTCGGCCTGAGTACGGCCGTCCTCCTCGTCCTCGTGGCAACCGCGGTGGGCACCACCGCGGGCTACGCCGGCGGGTGGGTCGACGACGTGCTGATGGGGTACGTCGACGTCCAGCAGGCCATCCCCGCCATCGTGCTGTACATCATTCTGGCGACGCTGTACCTCGGAAAGGGCCTGTTCGCACTCGCGCTCGTCTTCGGACTGTTCGACTGGGGCGGCATCGCGCGCCTCGTGCGCAGCGAGACGCTGAAGCGCCGCTCGTCGGGCTACGTGCGGGCGGCGCGCGCCGCCGGCGCGAGCGACCTCCACGTCGTCCGGCGACACGTCGTGCCGAACTCCACGGCTACCATCGTCACCGCGCTCACGCGCCAGATACCCGTGCTCATCCTCATCCAGGTCGCACTCGCGTACCTCAAACTGAACCGGGTCAATGTCCGGTCCCTCGGCGAGGTGTTGCTCCGAGGACTCGCGTCCACCCCGGTTCCCTGGTACCGGCGGTGGTGGGTCACCGTGTTCGTCGTCGCCACGCTGGCGGTGACGGTTATCGCGTTCAACGTCTTCGGGGACGTGCTGCGGGACGTCCTCGACCCCCAGGAGGGCGGTAACTGA
- a CDS encoding ABC transporter permease, whose product MSLFTYAVRRAVVGAVAAFVAVSVTFLLVATHRFHPVEAPLYEQFLGHVVGILQFQWGYSESLGRPVGDVLAAAIPRTLAYVVPAILFTYALGIAGGLIAAYGTDNVDAGVRVFAYALLGVPTMVLGSMIAFQLMGHVDWVSGPIWCTNQGIDRRCWPPFTAYNSPFLQPVYWGIAGAYGWPNTVPWRHLSYRYVLPAAVLSVGLATGLFRQARSAALEHQSSPVSKMLAAKGAPDVVDARHAVRNAALPLLSVSFAELMSVFAIWTFVVESVFHVPGIAAFVQIAVRTRDLPLLVGTTTVLALVGVAFSFVQDVLYGVLNPEIGE is encoded by the coding sequence ATGTCGCTGTTCACGTACGCGGTCCGCCGGGCAGTCGTCGGCGCCGTCGCGGCGTTCGTCGCGGTGTCGGTGACGTTCCTGCTCGTCGCGACCCACCGCTTCCACCCGGTCGAGGCCCCACTCTACGAGCAGTTCCTCGGGCACGTGGTCGGCATCCTGCAGTTCCAGTGGGGGTACTCCGAGTCGCTCGGCCGGCCGGTCGGTGACGTGCTCGCAGCGGCGATTCCGCGGACGCTTGCGTACGTCGTCCCCGCCATCCTGTTCACGTACGCGCTCGGCATCGCTGGCGGACTGATCGCGGCGTACGGCACCGACAACGTCGACGCGGGTGTCCGCGTGTTCGCGTACGCGCTGCTCGGCGTGCCGACGATGGTGCTGGGGAGCATGATCGCGTTCCAGTTGATGGGCCACGTCGACTGGGTCTCCGGCCCCATCTGGTGTACGAACCAGGGAATCGACCGCCGGTGCTGGCCACCATTCACCGCGTACAACAGCCCGTTCCTGCAGCCCGTGTACTGGGGGATTGCCGGGGCGTACGGGTGGCCGAACACGGTGCCGTGGCGCCACCTCAGCTACCGATACGTGCTCCCGGCGGCGGTGCTCTCGGTGGGCCTCGCCACGGGGCTGTTCCGACAGGCGCGCAGCGCGGCGCTCGAACACCAGTCCTCGCCCGTCTCGAAGATGCTGGCCGCGAAGGGCGCCCCGGACGTCGTGGACGCCCGCCACGCGGTGCGGAACGCCGCGCTCCCCCTGCTCTCGGTGTCGTTCGCGGAACTCATGTCGGTGTTCGCCATCTGGACGTTCGTCGTGGAGTCCGTCTTCCACGTTCCCGGCATTGCGGCGTTCGTCCAGATAGCGGTGCGCACGCGAGACCTCCCGCTGCTCGTCGGGACGACGACCGTGCTCGCGCTCGTCGGTGTCGCGTTCAGTTTCGTCCAGGACGTCCTCTACGGCGTCCTCAACCCGGAAATCGGGGAGTGA
- a CDS encoding phosphatase PAP2 family protein, which produces MSVPGAAASDRGLDVTRAIAGAMPESVVPLLLALTFLGGTFFLVSVGPAVYWFGPTRNWLSRRDGARLLAVTLGALALVVAAKSFFSLPRPPETVMLIPEEGNGFPSGHATGATVFYGALAALTGLWSRARRWAVAVAFILLVGFTRLALGVHYLVDVLAGFAVGAVFLAAALALTKRRVDYGFALAAAIALAGFVVAGPTEDAVGALAATFGALAGWEIVGRREALEAHVHPVAGAVALAALGGAAAFTLATDAAVPVVAAVHVVAGASFVALPAIQDHWRGEAVSV; this is translated from the coding sequence ATGAGCGTGCCGGGGGCCGCCGCAAGCGACCGTGGCCTCGACGTGACCAGAGCCATCGCCGGCGCGATGCCGGAGAGCGTGGTGCCCCTGCTGCTGGCGTTGACGTTCCTCGGCGGCACGTTCTTCCTCGTGTCCGTCGGCCCCGCGGTCTACTGGTTCGGGCCGACTCGGAACTGGCTGTCGCGCCGCGACGGCGCGCGGTTGCTCGCCGTGACGCTCGGCGCGCTCGCGCTCGTCGTCGCCGCGAAGTCGTTCTTCTCGCTGCCGCGTCCGCCCGAGACGGTGATGCTGATTCCCGAGGAGGGCAACGGCTTCCCGAGCGGCCACGCGACGGGAGCAACCGTGTTCTACGGAGCGCTCGCGGCGCTCACCGGTCTGTGGTCGAGGGCGCGTCGCTGGGCGGTCGCGGTCGCGTTCATCCTGCTCGTCGGGTTCACGCGCCTCGCGCTGGGCGTCCACTATCTCGTCGACGTGCTCGCGGGGTTCGCCGTCGGCGCGGTGTTCCTCGCCGCCGCGCTCGCGCTCACCAAGCGCCGCGTCGACTACGGGTTCGCGCTCGCCGCCGCCATCGCGCTCGCCGGGTTCGTTGTCGCTGGACCGACCGAGGACGCGGTCGGCGCGCTCGCGGCGACGTTCGGCGCGCTCGCCGGGTGGGAGATCGTCGGCCGTCGGGAGGCCCTCGAGGCCCACGTTCACCCGGTCGCCGGCGCGGTCGCGCTCGCGGCGCTCGGCGGCGCGGCCGCGTTCACGCTGGCGACGGACGCCGCCGTTCCGGTCGTCGCCGCCGTCCACGTCGTGGCGGGCGCGTCCTTCGTCGCGCTGCCCGCGATACAGGACCACTGGCGGGGCGAAGCGGTGTCGGTTTGA
- a CDS encoding Rid family detoxifying hydrolase has translation MKRIIETPDAPAAVGAYSQATTDGDTVYTAGQIPMTADGELLDDEAIATQTRQSLENVKAILEEAGLTMQDVLKVSVFMDDMDDFDEMNDAYSEYFQDNPPARSAVEVANLPKGVGVEIEVIAANRD, from the coding sequence ATGAAGCGCATCATCGAGACCCCCGACGCCCCCGCCGCAGTGGGCGCGTACAGCCAGGCAACCACCGACGGCGACACCGTCTACACCGCCGGCCAGATCCCGATGACGGCCGACGGCGAACTTCTCGACGACGAAGCAATCGCCACCCAGACCCGCCAGAGCCTCGAGAACGTCAAAGCCATCCTCGAGGAGGCCGGCCTCACCATGCAGGACGTCCTCAAGGTCTCCGTGTTCATGGACGACATGGACGACTTCGACGAGATGAACGACGCGTACAGCGAGTACTTCCAGGACAACCCGCCCGCACGCTCCGCCGTCGAGGTCGCGAACCTCCCGAAAGGTGTCGGCGTCGAGATCGAGGTCATCGCCGCGAACCGCGACTGA
- the citZ gene encoding citrate synthase, with protein sequence MADELKKGLEGVLVAESDLSYIDGDAGKLVYRGYTIEDLARDASYEEVLYLLWHGNLPNRGELEDFESEMAAHRAVHDDVLSLVRDLAEADEEPMAAVRTAVSELSAFDDDADADPTDREANVRKGKRITAKLPTIVAAFTRLRNGDDVVEPREDLSHAANFLYMLNDEEPDDVLAEVFDQALVLHADHGLNASTFSSMVTSSTLADLHSAVTSAVGTLSGSLHGGANANVMRMLKEVDDSDKDALTWVQDALERGDRVMGFGHRVYNVKDPRAKILGEQSEELGEAAGDTKWYEMSVQIEEYMQEEKGLAPNVDFYSASTYYQMGIPIDIYTPIFAMSRVGGWIAHVLEQYEDNRLIRPRARYVGEEDQEFTPLDER encoded by the coding sequence ATGGCTGACGAACTCAAGAAGGGCCTCGAGGGCGTGCTCGTCGCGGAGTCCGACCTGAGCTACATCGACGGCGACGCCGGGAAACTGGTGTACCGCGGCTACACCATCGAGGACCTGGCTCGCGACGCGAGCTACGAGGAGGTTCTGTACCTGCTCTGGCACGGCAATCTCCCGAATCGCGGGGAACTCGAGGACTTCGAGTCCGAGATGGCGGCCCACCGTGCTGTGCACGACGACGTGCTCTCGCTGGTGCGGGACCTCGCCGAGGCCGACGAGGAGCCGATGGCCGCGGTCCGCACCGCCGTCTCGGAGCTGTCGGCGTTCGACGACGACGCGGACGCCGACCCGACCGACCGCGAGGCGAACGTCCGGAAGGGCAAGCGCATCACGGCGAAACTGCCGACCATCGTCGCGGCGTTCACGCGCCTCCGCAACGGCGACGACGTGGTCGAACCGCGCGAGGACCTGAGCCACGCCGCGAACTTCCTCTACATGCTGAACGACGAGGAACCGGACGACGTGCTCGCGGAGGTCTTCGACCAGGCGCTCGTGCTCCACGCCGACCACGGCCTGAACGCCTCCACGTTCTCCTCGATGGTCACCTCCTCGACGCTCGCGGACCTCCACTCCGCGGTCACGTCTGCCGTCGGCACGCTTTCGGGGAGCCTCCACGGCGGCGCGAACGCGAACGTGATGCGGATGCTGAAGGAGGTCGACGACAGCGATAAGGACGCCCTGACGTGGGTGCAGGACGCCCTCGAGCGCGGTGACCGCGTGATGGGCTTCGGCCACCGCGTCTACAACGTCAAGGACCCGCGCGCGAAGATTCTCGGCGAGCAGTCCGAGGAACTCGGCGAGGCCGCGGGCGACACGAAGTGGTACGAGATGAGCGTCCAGATCGAGGAGTACATGCAGGAGGAAAAGGGCCTCGCGCCGAACGTGGACTTCTACTCGGCGAGCACCTACTACCAGATGGGCATCCCCATCGACATCTACACGCCCATCTTCGCGATGAGCCGCGTCGGCGGGTGGATCGCGCACGTCCTCGAGCAGTACGAGGACAACCGCCTGATTCGGCCCCGAGCCCGATACGTCGGCGAGGAGGACCAGGAGTTCACGCCGCTGGACGAGCGGTAG
- the ilvA gene encoding threonine ammonia-lyase produces MLQLDDVLAARDRVDDVARHTPLDYSNTFSAMTGAEVHLKHECFQRTGSFKIRGATNRIRTLTDEEQAAGVVTASAGNHAQGVALAASRSDVDAKVVMPETAPISKRKATQSYGAEVVLRGVDYDEAQEFAHHLEAEEGRTYVHAFDDEYIMAGQGTIGLEITDTLPEVDTVVVPIGGGGLISGIATAVKAHDPDIRVVGVQAEGASSVAGALEKGQPTAVDSVDTIADGIAVRKVGEQTFPVVQERVDEVVTVSDDEIATAVVLLLERGKTLAEGAGAVPLAALLEGKFDYETDEVVAPVLSGGNIDLNLLSTVIMRGLVDQGRYVKVRTVLKDRPGALNHLLDVVAEERANIYAIQHDRTNRDIAMNATEVELDLETHDADHVDRLLERIREEGFEVTVLNGPRQYQ; encoded by the coding sequence ATGCTCCAACTCGACGACGTTCTCGCCGCCCGCGACCGCGTCGACGACGTCGCTCGGCACACACCGCTCGACTACTCGAACACGTTCTCGGCCATGACGGGCGCGGAGGTCCACCTCAAACACGAATGCTTCCAGCGCACCGGGTCGTTCAAGATCCGCGGCGCGACCAACCGCATTCGCACGCTCACCGACGAGGAACAGGCCGCAGGCGTCGTCACCGCGTCCGCCGGCAACCACGCCCAGGGCGTCGCGCTCGCCGCGAGTCGATCCGACGTCGACGCCAAAGTCGTGATGCCCGAGACCGCGCCCATCTCGAAGCGCAAGGCGACCCAGAGTTACGGCGCCGAGGTCGTCCTCCGCGGCGTCGACTACGACGAAGCCCAGGAGTTCGCCCACCACCTCGAGGCGGAGGAAGGGCGGACGTACGTCCACGCGTTCGACGACGAGTACATCATGGCGGGGCAGGGTACCATCGGCCTCGAGATCACCGACACACTCCCGGAAGTCGACACCGTCGTGGTCCCCATCGGCGGCGGCGGCCTCATCTCCGGCATCGCGACCGCGGTGAAGGCCCACGATCCCGATATCCGCGTCGTCGGCGTGCAGGCCGAGGGCGCGTCCTCCGTGGCAGGAGCACTCGAGAAGGGCCAACCGACGGCCGTCGACTCCGTGGACACCATCGCGGACGGCATCGCCGTGCGGAAAGTCGGCGAACAGACGTTCCCGGTCGTCCAGGAGCGCGTCGACGAGGTCGTCACGGTCTCCGACGACGAGATCGCCACCGCGGTGGTGCTCTTACTCGAGCGCGGGAAGACACTCGCCGAGGGCGCCGGCGCGGTCCCGCTCGCCGCGCTCCTCGAAGGCAAGTTCGACTACGAGACCGACGAGGTCGTCGCACCCGTCCTCTCCGGCGGCAACATCGACCTCAACCTCCTCAGCACCGTCATCATGCGCGGCCTCGTCGACCAGGGCCGCTACGTCAAGGTCCGCACCGTCCTGAAGGACCGCCCGGGCGCGCTCAACCACCTCCTCGACGTCGTCGCGGAGGAGCGCGCGAACATCTACGCCATCCAGCACGACCGCACGAACCGCGACATCGCGATGAACGCCACCGAGGTGGAACTCGACCTCGAAACCCACGACGCCGACCACGTCGACCGCCTCCTCGAACGAATCCGCGAGGAGGGGTTCGAGGTCACCGTGCTGAACGGCCCCCGCCAGTACCAGTAG
- a CDS encoding MATE family efflux transporter codes for MAEQTLRTLMRTVDVVVTAAISPAAVVAVGIADLYARFPLRVGLGLGGGAISLSSQDTGRGAAGTRDEAITQAVLVGALAGVPFAAFGLLFGRPAIRLLGADPHTVALGATYLGVILATAPARHVALIAARALQGTGDTRTPMYVNAVANVGNILGSVGLGLGYFGLPELGVFGVGVSTAGANVFTASALVAATATSYTDAGFARPQSMVITRQLFAVSAPKVAEGMVSALAEFPFNALLLAFGTSVNAGFQIGRRAYQQVTGPLSRGYSVAANVVVGQALGEGDPDRARFEGWAVTALGLATVGVVGVLLAAFARPLVALLASDLDTIRYGVWFARAYGLSAPFLVVFVALSGALQGASETRVPLVARASALGLFLLGFSYVTGVLLGWGVTGAYWGVALTNVWMALVVLGGFHSGDWATRAADMMAKRDPDAAGE; via the coding sequence ATGGCCGAACAGACCCTCCGCACGCTGATGCGGACGGTCGACGTGGTCGTCACCGCCGCCATCTCGCCCGCCGCAGTCGTCGCCGTCGGTATCGCGGACCTCTACGCGCGTTTCCCGCTGCGCGTCGGCCTCGGCCTCGGCGGCGGCGCCATCAGCCTCTCCAGTCAGGACACCGGCCGCGGCGCCGCCGGTACCCGAGACGAAGCCATCACGCAGGCCGTCCTCGTCGGCGCGCTCGCCGGCGTCCCGTTCGCCGCGTTCGGGCTGCTGTTCGGCCGGCCCGCCATCCGCCTGCTCGGCGCCGACCCCCACACCGTCGCCCTCGGCGCCACCTACCTCGGCGTCATTCTCGCCACCGCGCCCGCACGCCACGTCGCGCTCATCGCCGCTCGCGCGCTCCAAGGCACCGGCGACACCCGCACGCCGATGTACGTCAACGCCGTCGCGAACGTCGGGAACATTCTCGGCAGCGTCGGCCTCGGCCTCGGTTACTTCGGCCTCCCGGAGCTCGGCGTGTTCGGCGTCGGCGTCTCCACCGCCGGCGCGAACGTCTTCACCGCCAGCGCGCTCGTCGCCGCCACCGCGACGTCGTACACCGACGCCGGGTTCGCGCGCCCGCAGTCTATGGTCATCACCCGCCAACTGTTCGCGGTCAGCGCACCGAAGGTCGCCGAGGGGATGGTGTCGGCGCTCGCGGAGTTCCCGTTCAACGCGCTCCTGCTCGCGTTCGGCACGAGCGTGAACGCGGGCTTCCAGATCGGCCGACGCGCCTACCAGCAGGTCACCGGCCCACTCTCACGGGGGTACAGCGTCGCCGCGAACGTCGTCGTCGGGCAGGCGCTCGGCGAGGGCGACCCCGACCGCGCGCGTTTCGAGGGCTGGGCAGTCACAGCTCTCGGCCTCGCTACCGTCGGCGTCGTGGGCGTCCTGCTCGCGGCGTTCGCACGCCCGCTCGTTGCGCTCCTCGCGAGCGACCTCGACACCATCCGGTACGGCGTCTGGTTCGCCCGCGCGTACGGCCTGAGCGCGCCGTTTCTCGTGGTGTTCGTCGCACTCTCCGGTGCGCTCCAGGGCGCCAGCGAGACGCGCGTTCCGCTCGTCGCCCGCGCGTCCGCGCTGGGCTTGTTCCTGCTCGGGTTCTCCTACGTCACGGGCGTGCTCCTCGGCTGGGGCGTCACCGGCGCGTACTGGGGCGTCGCGCTCACGAACGTCTGGATGGCGCTCGTCGTTCTGGGGGGCTTTCACAGCGGCGACTGGGCGACCCGTGCCGCCGACATGATGGCCAAACGCGACCCGGATGCGGCGGGCGAGTGA